The following coding sequences lie in one Sorex araneus isolate mSorAra2 chromosome 4, mSorAra2.pri, whole genome shotgun sequence genomic window:
- the HESX1 gene encoding homeobox expressed in ES cells 1 yields MSPSLQEGAQLGESKPSSCSFSIESILGLDQKKDCAPPRKPHRPWADTCGNSGEDVNLCLPVPSLPSGISVPCSVDLSVPEKRILKYENCFSASERLSLKRELSWYRGRRPRTAFTQNQIEVLENVFRVNCYPGIDIREDLARKLNLEEDRIQIWFQNRRAKLKRSHRESQFLMAKKNFNTDLLEQIEN; encoded by the exons ATGTCTCCCAGTCTTCAGGAAGGTGCTCAGCTTGGGGAAAGCAAACCCTCGTCCTGCTCCTTTTCAATTGAGAGCATCTTAGGACTGGACCAGAAGAAAGACTGTGCTCCACCGAGGAAGCCTCACAGGCCCTGGGCAGACACCTGCGGCAATTCAG gggaAGATGTTAACCTGTGTCTACCTGTCCCAAGCCTTCCTAGTGGAATCTCAGTCCCCTGTTCTGTGGATCTCTCAGTGCCAGAAAAAAGAATTCTGAAGTATGAAAACTGCTTTTCAGCCTCAGAAAGATTGTCTTTGAAAAGAGAGTTGAGTTGGTATAGAGGCCGGAGACCAAGAACTGCCTTTACACAAAACCAG ATTGAAGTATTGGAAAATGTCTTTAGAGTAAACTGCTATCCTGGCATTGATATCAGAGAAGATTTAGCTCGAAAATTGAATCTAGAGGAAGACAGAATCCAG ATCTGGTTCCAAAATCGGCGTGCAAAGCTGAAAAGGTCCCATAGAGAATCGCAGTTcctaatggcaaaaaaaaatttcaacacaGATCTTCTGGAACAGATAGAAAACTAG